In the Polypterus senegalus isolate Bchr_013 unplaced genomic scaffold, ASM1683550v1 scaffold_1440, whole genome shotgun sequence genome, aggtgtgtgtgtgtgagcgtgtgtgtgAGCAGGCCAGCCTGGGGCAGCACTTGCTTGTTTTACTTGGCAGACCCCTGGGTTTCCGAGTTGATGtcctttgttaatccctgagctCAGGTGGTTGTTTCTCCTGACCTGTGCAGGTCAGATCGCAGGGTCCGACGGTCTACGGCCCCCCTGGCCCAGCGGAGTAGGGTCTTTCCTGACAGGTTTAAACTTTAAATGTGTGAACGCTGCTGGCAGAATTCTCGGTTCACGGTGCTGCAGGGTGTGTGGTGCCAtccatcaaagtgcccattcacaCCCAGAGTGGCGCCCATCAGGCCTCGAAGTTGAGTGGCTCAGTATTGACGGGCTTTGCTGTTTGCTTTCGATGCAGGATGCTTTCACCTTTAAAGGTTCaacttttccattttgttttccgTGTTTTTCTTTCAGCAGCCCCGCACCAAAGCTCGTCTTTAACCGGTTGAATGGTAAACGCTTCCGGACACCACCCATCCAGGCGGATTCTCCACGAGAGGATTACACCGCGGCACACGAGGAGAATGTCCGCTTCATATATGAAGGTAGGCCTGACTTTGGTCTTTGACCACAATCTACTTGCGTGGCGTTCACTTAGGCTACGGGCACCTGGACGATCCGTACTTTGTAACATTCCCAGATGTCCTCGGTCCAACTCGGGGACACAGAAAGCCATAACTAGCAGTCGGTGGCTTGTCCCCTTCAGGGTCCCAGAGAGCTGATGCCCATCTTAACAGCAACGGGCACAAGGCAAGCAAGAAGTAAATCAGGAGAGACTCCAGTTCATCACAGGCCAGACGGCCATATGCCTTCATACGGGCACAGCCTGACTCGGTTTAGATGATTTATCGTCCCCTGTGGACCTTGTCAATCTCGAGTCTGAATGAGTAATGCCCGGGTGAGTTGGTGACTGCCCTGCACACAGATGTTGACATGAGTGCCAGGCTATTTGTTGTCGGTCAAGTCCCAGCTGGTCTTGTGCCCCACAAGCAGATTCTGTTTTCAGTTGGCCTAATAAATTTGCTTGCACCAACTTTAACGGAGCACTCGACGCGGGCCGTCATTGCAGCATTACTGTCACATGGTGAGTGTTTTATCTTGGGACACCTCAAAGTTACAGAGCGGACGTCTCGCACGTTCTTCATTTGATTACTTTGGGCACACCAGGTAGGTGAAGACTTGAGGTGAGGGTTAAGTCCGCACATTTGGTTTAAAGTCCAGTGCCAGTCCAGCAGGCCACACTCTGCAAACCTGAATGAAGGccgagatgatgatgatgatgatgatggtgttgTTTCTTTGTAACCACCTTGTAGTTTTTCCATTTACAAGTCGACGCTCTTGTCTGTTTGTAGCCTGGCAGGAGGTGGAGCAGCAGCTGAAGGAGCCCCCCAGGCCCGAGAATGAACACGGCCCAGTGCAGTATTCCGAGAAGTGTCCCAATCCTGTACTGAAGAGTAAGTCGTGGTTTGCTTGTTCACACTCTCGTTCACTCTGGCATGCTGGGTAGGATGCCACCCAGTAATATCTGCTGCCTGCAGTCTGAAGAGTGCCACCTTATGGGCACACGGTAGCCTTGCTTTATCATGCCAACCTGGCAGCTTTACACCCTTACTGTCAGCTAGTGATCGTCCTTTTGTGACCGTACAGACACTTGAGCGTGAGGCTCCCGTAATTACGGCGGGACAAACCAGTGCCACGTAGAAGTGAGACCCGCGTTCGCAGCATTTCTTTCAGGTAGAGTGCAATGTCCGCCTTCGTTTGTAGCACAGCTGAAGTGGGGAATTGTGGGCTGCCAAAGGTAGACGGAGGAGCGGCGCCCAGGCTTGTGTCGTGACGCAGTGTGTGTTAAATGCTGATCTGAACGAACAACCCCTCAGAAGGTGGCATTTAAAattcaggcatttgaattgagGGTCCAAAGGGACGTAACTTTCAAGAGAAGGTGCAGCTTGTGCTGACTGAAGTGGAGGTCATGATGCTGGCTGAGAGAGCTGACTCGGTTAGGGCTTCACCTAAAATGGAAACCAAGTCTCTGAAGTGCAGAACAGGACTTCTTACTGGTCAGTCCATTGGGTGTGGTAATCGAAGGCCCAAGCAAATGGGCAGTGCCGCTCTGTCCCCCAGTCGATGTCCTGGGCTGTCCACGGGTGAATTCTGTGGAGTCCTGGGCCGAGTTTAACAAATGTCTTGCCTAGGGGGCCTGAAGGGTCTTGTGGTTGTTCACTCGCCCACCTGATCTGTTTAAGGTGAGTTGTGAGAGGGCGTAGGTGACGCCAGGGTGCGGTACTGGAAGATGGCCGATCTTATTGACATTCACTTGTACATTCAAGGGCCACCAGGAAGACCCCAGCTTCCAGAGGTGTAGGGCTGGACCCACTGGTGACCGATAGGAATCGGCTTTGCCACCTGAATGGTCATTGTGAGGTGTGAAGCCATCTTCAGGGGGCAGAGGGGGCCAGGGCTCCTTTGTGTCTGATATGAATCTTATCGCAGTGCCCAGTGGGATGTCGGTGCCTCTTTGTTTTGAGGTACTTTGGGGTGCCAGGCCCTCCATGACTTGATGGAACTTTGACTTCTTTTTCGTATCAGAAGGGTCTTTAGTGCCCCGTTACCATCTGCTGTCCTGTTACTGAGGCTATGGTAGGGCATGTTAGGTTGGGCAGCAGGCACAGGTATAGCACATTGGCACACCCACTctcaaaacagcttgggatcctggttggcaacccccggGCGTACACATGGACCAGCCACTTGGGTCATGaaaatgagggtcctgtgagcggATTGCCCTCAggtaattgtgccacatggccatagtgcctgACGCTATGCCACCATGCagatcatgtgcctcattcgggactctgagCAACACAAAGTGACACCAGTGGGACCGCAAAGACCCTCCAAAGTGACACgaatgaaggagtccagtcctcatctcaggtcactgggcaGCGTCCACATCTCACAAACGGAGACCACCAGGCCCCtgaagacttggactttcgtccttttgtGCCACACGCCCCTACAGTCACCTCATGCTGTTGTGACAAAAACCAAAGTTCACATCCATGCTTGTTTTGCCCACATGGTGGCAGCGCAGCACCAGTTTACTGTTGTCACCACCAAGCCCAGGTCTTTGCTGCCCTCCTAGGTGTGCCAGTGTGCTGAGGTGACTGTCTTATGGCAGACTCCATGAAAGTTTGTTTGTTTCCCAGTGGTCCGCACTGCGCTCTAAAGGGGGTTGTTCGGGGGGCAAACTCTTTTTCACGGTTACTCCAGGCCAAGCCGCAAAGCTCAGAGTGCAGCACTTGAGTGGTTCAGCGGAGAAGGCGAGATAAGCGAGCGTCGCCCATTGTGTCCCCCAGTAGGAGCCGACTGTGCCCAGAGGGCACCTGGCATGGGCCAGCACTGTGCGTCTTTAACGCTTTCACTAGTGGCTCCTGGGCAGTTGTGGCCACTTCAGGTACTTGAAGTTTAAATGTGCTGAAGGGTCCCTGCACACCTGATGTGAGGGGCTCCTCTGGGCGTAGGTCTGCTGCCATCTTGGACGGTGGGCACCTGTTTTGTCCCCTAACATGGCAGACTCAAAGTGTTCGACCTTGAAGCTGGTAAAGCACAATGTGGCAGCCTAAGTGACAGCAGTGTAGGAAAATCGTTAACTTCTGCCCACCTGGGGCACCAAATCAATGGCGGAAGGGGGGtgaattgattgattggctaATTCTTGGTGAGGTTTGCCATTGGCAGTCGCGGGCATAAATATAATCTGGGAGGGCTCCTCCTTTACTTTCCTTGCCCTTCTCGGTAGGAGGTGGTGCACCAGGTGGCAGGCAGCATCTTGGCACAGAGAAACAGGCCTGCCATCCAAAGTCTCCAAAGACAGGGTCCGAGGGCGTGCAGTTGTTTAGAATGCGCTTTGGCCGCTTGCTGTGCCCTCTCTGGCACAAGAGTTTCTTGAAGTAATGgtgtctgctgctgctgcttcttggTTACTGGCTTGGCACAGTGGGCTCAGAGCTCAAAGACCCTATGGAGAGGAGCTTCCATGCCATGTTTTTATTGGTAGGCTTCTCACCCGAAAGAGATGTGGCACATCAGCTTTCAGGTGCCCAAAAAGTCAGAACAGATGGATGGCCGGTGGCCCTCCTGGTTACACATCCAGTGCCCACTTGTGTGTTGTCTGACATGTCCAGATAGCGTTCACCGTTTAGCTATGAGCCTGAGGTGAATGTCCAGCTGGGCATCGGCTTTGTGCCCAGTTTAGAAATAtggtggtagagctgctgcccaGCCATTCACTCCAGCATTCGGGATTTGTACATCCCTTGTGTGCCACTAACATCCTGGAGGACAATACCTACTTTGCCCTACAGCAGCATGACACCAGTCTGTGCCACGTGTGGGCACTCACCAGCGCAGACTCTTCCCCTGACCACCACAAGCACGGCAGCATCACTTCTGCATCGCTCCAGTGTCTTATATTGAAAGAAGACTCCTTGACCATGGGTGTGCCCAGCTTTATGCCCAAGTGCAGCCCAGATAGCTAATCGCATGTTGGGCCCAAGGCAGAAGGGGCAGAGGTGACTGAATGATTGAGGGGGAGATAGGCATGCTGTTCAGAGTGGCACTGAGACATGGTAAGATGCATTGGGCGCAGGTGATCCATGGAGACTATTCACTTAATCTGGGCAGAGTTGCCAGTGCTGACCCCACACCGTTGATCCTTCCAACCGGGATCTGGGGGACCCCTGGTAGGGCTGCTTGGCGACTGTTTGCTGACGTCTGACATTACCAAGCTTGGTACCAGCTGTCCATCTTTGGTGGCATCCAGGAGGGTCTTTTGGCTTTTGAAAGCCTCCTCGAGGACAGCAGGGGGTAAAGGCCTCGTGCCAAGTCCAGATGCCATCCCTCACCTGTCTGTCCTCTTCCTTTTCAGACTTTGTCCCCATCGACCTGGAGGAGTTCTGGGCACAGAGGGTCCTGGCCATATTGTGACCTCCATGAGGCAGACTGCTGCGCTTTTCTTCCAGAGGAGTTTGGGCCGACGCCACCTGGATGGGCATCATGCCGCTGACTGCCGAGCTCTGCGAGTTCTTGGCTTCTTGTTGACCTTCATGTTGCTGGTGGAAGTGGCCAAACTGCAGTAGTGATGATCTTTTATATGACGAGACCACCTTCTTGGCTGACATCTTCTGAAAATCTGAGCAAAACCTGCCAAAGGGTGCCACCTGTCAACAGTTGGGCAGCAACTGGACCTGCTGCCATTGTGCCACATTGTGTGAGCCGCAAGAAGTCGAACTGTTTGAGAAGGCGAGCAGCCAACTGGGCGTCGGGCGCGTCTCCAGTTTTGCCAAGGCAGGTGATGGTGGCACAGCCCTGGCCTTCCCTCCAGACAGATGGGCACCTGTGACACTAAACCTCTGGGAGCCCTCACCCCAACTAATCTGAGGGGGCAGATGCCAAGCGGGTATCACAGAAGGCTCAAGTGCCTTTATCACAAAAGGTGGATTCTGCCAGTCCTTGCCGGGATTGTCTCGTGGTCATCTTTAAAGCTTCCTTAAAATGTCTAAGCCATGCCTCCTGCACCCGGGTGTGGGTGATGTGGTGCCAGCCCTTCAGGGGATGTCAGCTGAGAACGACGAGCACATTTTTGTACCGAGTTGGTTTGTTGATTTGTAgattttttgcaaaaatgaatTTTTCAATTGTCACATCTGTGGTGTCCTTGACTTGCACGGGTGACACGTTTGTAAAACCAGCCTGGGGGCTTGTCCAAGAGCCTGCTGCTTGGCATTAGAGCAGGGCATCCCAACCCTGCAGTTTGCAGAAAATACCAGCAAAAGGTGGCACATGGTGGACTCGGAAGGGGTTCACTTGCCAAGCCCCCATGGAGTGAGTCACACTGGGGCATCAGGCTGTGGAGACGCTTGGCACCTCTGGTCTCTATTGTGTCACAGTGAAGTGCAGGCACAGGGCCCCTGGGAGTTGGCACCAGTAGGGACATCAGAATAATGCGAGGGTCTCAGCGGCAGCTTGCTCTGGAGGCCTATACACtttaaacagaattaaaagtgggTGGGCAGCTGCTGTTCAGCTACCCCTGGGGAAGACCACCCTGACTAGAAATGGTGGAGAACCTCGGCTCATTGGTAACGTGCTGTTACCGTGTGTGACGGGGGCTCAGAATTGTGCCACATGGTGGTGGGATCGGGCCTGACAAATGCAGAGTTTCTACTGAAAATGTGCCACGTCATCCAAAAAAGGGTCTCAGATGACCACAGCTCACCCTAATGGGTCTATCCCAGGGTGGGCATAGCACAAACATGAACGACTGAACTTGCATTCTATGCCAGTGTGCCATCCCCATGTCAAAATGCACACAATGCCAACCTGTACACCActcaattaaaatacaaaactatATTTTGAGTACATTTGTCCCCAATAAATAAAACGCCAGTCAGGACACAGCACGGCCCCCCTTCTTGGGCAGCGGCCCCTTGCTCTTCTTGGTTCCCCGCTGGCGCCTGTGCGGCTTTGCCGTGGTGAAGGTGATGCAGTGAGAGTCCAAGAAATCGAGCAGCTTGGCAGCCCCCAGCCGGACCCCGGCCTCCTTCAGGTGGGCCTGCAGCTGGCACAGCACCAGTGGCTCATAGAGCAGCACTTGGCGGTGCAGGTCAGGGTTCGACAGGATCAACTTCTTCACAGCCGCCATCTTCTCTGCCTCCCGTGCTGCCACCTGAGATGGGGGCACAGCCTCgtcgtcgtcatcatcatcagagGGCTCCAGCGCCTCGGGGTTGGACCTGCAGCACAAGCAAAGCAAGAGGAGGGTTCAGGGGGCAAGCGAAAGGAATTGGCAAAGCACAAGGGGG is a window encoding:
- the mcrip2 gene encoding MAPK regulated corepressor interacting protein 2, whose product is MQDAFTFKGSTFPFCFPCFSFSSPAPKLVFNRLNGKRFRTPPIQADSPREDYTAAHEENVRFIYEAWQEVEQQLKEPPRPENEHGPVQYSEKCPNPVLKNFVPIDLEEFWAQRVLAIL